The following DNA comes from Natronospira bacteriovora.
CGGGGAAGTCGGCCCGGGCGCTGCCCCCATCCGGCATGAACAGGGTGTCACCGACGAAAACGGCATCCCCGATTCGGAAACTGTTGCTGTCCGAGGTGTGGCCGGGGGTATGGATGACCTCGATATCAAGGCCGGCGGTTCTGAACACTTCACCATCTTGGAGCAGGTGATCGAACTCCGCGCCTTGCGGCTGATAGGGGTTTGGCAGGTTGAACACCTTGGTGAAATGCGATTGCACTTGCTGGATACCATCACCGATGGCAATCCGTGCGTCCAGCTCCCTGGCCAGGTAGGGGGCGGCGGAGAGGTGATCGGCGTGGGCATGGGTTTCGAGAATCCAGTCCACGGCGAGGTGTTCTTCGCGCAGAAAATCCAGGATTTGATCGGCCGATTCCGTCCAGGTTCGCGCCGCTTTGTAGTCGAAATCCAGCACGGGGTCGATCACCACGGCTTCATGGCCTGCGGGTGCACGCACCACGTAGGAGAAGGTGCCGGTGTCTTCGTGAAAGAAGGGGGTGACTTGCGGGCGCATGGTTTCGGCTCCTGTTAAATATTAGATAACACTAATATGAAGGTTTGCCGACCATCTGTCAATGGGTTTTCGCTGGATCAAAGGGCTTTTGCTGCTTTGGCCAGGGCCGAGCGGCCGGGTCGGGGCGGGCCGAGGGCGCCCGCATGCTGGCGGCATGGGGCGCCCGATCCAGATCATTCGTCGCGGATGGCGTCGGCCTCGGCCCTTCCGGGTTTGGCACCGCGGCCTTTCTTCAAATCTTTCTGCTTGTCCAGATAGGCGCGCAGGCGCTTCTCGGCCACCTTGAAGGTGCGGGTGAGCGCCTGGTGGGCGTCCTCGACCTTCTTGTCCGCCTCGTTCTGGGTGTGGTGCACGGCCAGTTCATGGCCGGGTACCCGCATGTCAATGCGGACTTCGTAGAGGTCGCCGGCCCCTTCGGTGCGGTGGGCGGCTTCGATGTAGACCCGGCAGGATTGCAGGGGCGGGCAGGCCTGTTCCAGCTTCTGGGCAGCTTCGCGGGCCCGTTCTTCCAGGGCATCGGAGTGGTCCATGTTGTGGAAATGAACCTCGAGGGGAAGTTGCATGATGCCTCCTTGGTATTGGGGTGGTCGGCCGGGTTGGCGCGGTGCGCCCTTTCGACCCGTCCTGTCTCTTACCATGGGGTGAATGAGGGGCAAGTTCAAGCTGCCGGAGTGGGGCGCTTGTCTGCTAAAATGCCCCCTTTTTGTCCGCTGGAGGATTGGCATGACCATTCGCACCCGGTTCGCACCCAGCCCGACCGGTTTTCTGCATATCGGCGGCGCCCGCACGGCGTTGTTCTGCTGGCTGCATGCCCGCAAGCACCAGGGCAAGTTCGTCCTGCGTATCGAAGATACCGACCGGGAGCGATCCACCGAGGAATCGGTGCAGGCCATTCTGGATGGCATGGAATGGATGGGTCTGGATTATGACGAAGGCCCCTTCTACCAGACCCAGCGATTTGATCGTTACAAGGAGCTGATCGACAAGCTGCTGGAAGAAGGCAAGGCCTACCGCTGCTATTGCACCCGGGAAGAACTGGACGAGATGCGTGAGGCCCAGCGTGCGCGCAAGGAAAAGCCCCGTTATGACGGTCGCTGCCGTGAGCGCACCGAGCCCCGCGAGGGGGTCGAGCCGGTGATTCGTTTCCGCAATCCCCAGGAAGGGGCGGTCATCTTCGACGACCAGGTTCGAGGCACCGTGACCTTCAACAACAGCGAGCTGGATGATCTGATCATTGCCCGCTCCGATGGTACCCCCACCTACAACTTCACGGTGGTGGTGGATGACATGGATATGAAGATCACCCATGTCATTCGCGGTGATGATCACCTGAACAACACTCCGCGCCAGATCAACATGATCAAGGCCCTGGGTGGTGAGCCGCCGGTTTACGCCCATGTGCCGATGATCCTGGGTGCGGATGGTGCGCGGCTCTCCAAGCGGCACGGTGCGGTCAGTGTGCTGCAGTATCGGGAACAGGGGTATCTGCCTGAAGCGCTGATCAATTACCTGGTTCGTCTTGGGTGGTCTCATGGGGATCAGGAGATCTTCAGCCGGGAGGAAATGGTCGAGCACTTCGAGATTGAAGACGTGAATCGCTCGGCATCGACCTTCAACCCGGAGAAGCTGCTGTGGCTGAACCAGCATTACATCAAGTCCAGCGAACCGGCCCGGGTGGCGGTCGCCCTCAAGCCCCTGCTGCAGGCCCGCGGCTGCGAGGTGGAAGAGGGGCCGATGCTGGAAGCCATCGTGCGTTCCCAGCAGGAGCGGGCCAAGACGCTGGTGGAAATGGCGGACAACAGCCTGTTCTTCTATCGTGAGTTTGACGAGTTCGACGAGAAGGCGGCGAAGAAGAATCTTCGTCCTGTGGCTGAAGCACCGCTCAAGGCCGTGCGTGACGAGCTGGCCGCCCTGGATGACTGGCAGCCGGAAAAGATTCATGCGCTTGTGAATGCGGTTGCCGAAGCCCAGGAGCTCAAGCTTGGCAAGGTTGCCCAGCCCATTCGTGTCGCGGTGTCCGGTGGGCCGGTATCACCGCCCATTGATGAAACCCTGTCCCTGCTTGGCAAGGAAACCACACTGGCGCGTATTGATCGTGCACTGGCCTTCATTGCCGAACGCGTGGCGTCCGAGTAAAAAAATCGGGGTGGCCGGGTGACAGGCGCTTGACAGCCCCGCCCGGCTACTGCAAAATGCGCGCCTCGTTGAGAGCGGTTGTTCGCAACGGCTGGCAACGCAAGAATTTTCGGGGCCATAGCTCAGCTGGGAGAGCGCCTGCATGGCATGCAGGAGGTCGGCGGTTCGATCCCGCCTGGCTCCACCAAACAAAAGCTAGGCCTGCAGAAGTTATTGAAGGTTTCTGCGTCCCCATCGTCTAGAGGCCTAGGACACCGCCCTTTCACGGCGGCGACCGGGGTTCGAATCCCCGTGGGGACGCCACTCTAAAAACACCGGCCATCTGGCCGGTGTTTTTTTTTTGCCGGGAATTGGCAAATCGCTGGGATGAGGGCACTTGGGTCAGTCGCCGAGGCTCTTTCGGGCGCAGGCTGGATCAGCGGCAAGCGGGGAGACGGTTTGCCAGCGATGTGGTCATGATTCTCCCCGCGCCCATGTAATACAGGTACTCGGTCCAGAGCGTGACTGCATGCGGATTGCTGCTTTCCGGTACCAGCAGGAAGGCCGTCCAGCGGCTGCCAGCCAGCCGATCCTCCGGGAGGTCGCCCAGAGCAGGCAGGCCGGCTGCCTCCGGATTCAGTGCCAGGTAGAGGCAGCGGGTGCCGCTACTGCGGCGGAAACGATCGGCGACCAGCGGCAGGGCAAGCTCCAGGTTCACCCACTGATCCTCCCCGGATACCGCCAGGTGGTGGCGTAGCTGGCGCAACTGCCGGGTGGCGGCGAGAGGGCGGTCGGGAAGATCCAGATGGGCCAGTACCTCGTCGTTCCCGTCACCGGGGCGCGTTCCGAGCAGCAGGCGGTCACCCGGCTGGCGTGCCTGCAGATAGTGCCGCTCAAGTTGTTCCAGTTGATCCGCATGTCGGTGGCCAGGCAGGCTGGCGTGGTCGATGACCAGGGCAGTCAGTGGGGCCGCGTCGTGTCGGGGTGTCTCCGGGCTGCCTTCGCAAGCCGCAAGCTGTGCGGCAACCACGACCAGGACCGTAATCATGACGTGACGCGCGTGGCGGTGATTCATTCCTCGCCTCCACCCAGCGATGGCTCGCGCCGACGGAATCGGCGCTCCAGGCTCAGGGGAATGACAATCAGAAGGTCGTAGACATAGGCCAGCAGGTGTCCGGTGCTGGAGACCAGGCGGGCCAACAGCCGGAACACGATGGTGAGCATGCCGGCCAGCCAGCTCCCAGACAGCAGCAGCACAATGCGTGCGGTCTGGAAGAAGGACTCCACCGCCGGTATGAGTACCACGAAAGTCAGCGGCAGCACGAAGCCCATGATCATTTGCGCCAGCGACGGTACCCAGCGCAATTCCGGGCTGCCCCGGGAAATGCCGTCTTCCAGTTCACGGGCCAGCCATTCGGCTTCCAGATGAATGCTGTCCCGGAGCAGGGCGAGGCTGGCTTCGCTGGCCGCCAGCATTACCAGCAGCAGGCTGGATACCAGCAGCAGACCCTGGCGCGCCCGGCTGCCCAGGCGGCTTATGCTCGCGATCATTCGAGTCAGTCCGGCACTGTCGGCGACCAGGGTGGCCATGGCCAGTTGGGCCAGGACCAGCACCACGGCAATCAGGGCGGCTGCGGCGAAGGGGCCGATGGTGGCTGTGGAGCCGACCACTTCCTGCAGGGGGCTGGCCGCTAGGTGGTAGTTCACCAGCGCAACCAGCACCGTGATGCCGGCCAGGGTGGCGCCCACGAACAAGTGCAGCGCCAGCCAGCTGCGCAGGCGAGCAGTCAGCGAGCGGCGCTGGTTCTGGACGGTTTCGAATCGACGAATGCTGCGGTCGCTGCGATTCAGGCGGCCTGACAGGCGCTCCAGGCCGTCACCCAGGGTTTCCAGATGACGTTCGATGCGAGACCAGCGAGGCCGCAGGCGGGTCAGGGTCTGGTTGGCCTCCTGGGCCTGGCGCCCGTGTTCGTGGGCCAGCTCCTTGCCAACCCGTTCGATGCTGGTGCGAATTGAAGCCAGGGTTTCCTTCAATGCCGGGTCGGCACCCTGCTCGATGCTGGAAACCCGCTCCACCAGTTCTCCCCAGGTGGATGGCGGTGGCGGCATTTCGGGGGCTTCCTGGTAGTCCCGTTCAATCTGGCGGATGTCCTCACTCAGGGCATCACTGATGTCCGGAAAGTGTTTCAGCAGACGGTCGACCTCGGCCCGGAGTGCGGTGATCTCCCGGCTGGCCAGGCGAGCCTGATGATCGGCAACCAGGATCAGCGTGGCGCGGCGGGCACCCCGATCCAGCTGACGTGACCACAGCTGAAGGGCACGTGTGGCGACGCGCAGCCAGGCCGCGATGGCGCGGCTGGCCCCGATCAGGATCTCGTGGGCGGTGTTTCGTGCCAGGAACAGCAGCAGCATGGCGACCACGATGAGGACGGCGATGTCGATCCACCAGGCGCCGCTCACGGGGAACTGCTCGGAGATGGGCATTGTGCTTCCCTTTGTTGCCTTCTTGTGTCGCGGGACGGAGTTGGCTTTCCATCTGGCGTTCGCATCCCAGTTTAGCAGCCCGGCAGGATGTGACGACCCTCCCGGCGTCGGCCATGGCCCGGGTGATGGATTTGATTAATATCAAGCCAAGGTGGTCGGTTGCCAGGCGGGTTGATCCCGCTGGTCGGCAAAACTGCACCGGTGGGGATGAACACGGGGTAGCGGTATCAAGGCGAGGCAGTGGCGGCCGATACCCATGCTATACTCCTTGCGAACTTCCGCCTGACCGATTCCCAGGCCAGGTTTGCAGGATTCCCGGGGGGGGTGCGTCCGACAGGTTTCGCGAGCCGATCGCGGATTGACGCGCTTTGCGTCTGGAGAAAACTGGTATGAAATGCAAACTTCGGGTAACGGACGTCTCAACCGGCATGTATGTGGCCGAGCTGGATCGCCCCTGGCTGGAATCCCCCTTCCTGTTCCAGGGGTTCGTGGTCGAGTCCCGTCGCGAACTTGCCCAGCTGCGGGAAACCTGTCAGTACGTCTATGTGAATCCGGAGCGTTCCCGCTCCGACCTCCAGTCGAAGATTCGCCGCCTTGCCGTTCTTGATCGGGGCGAGGGCGCCGCCGCCCATGCTGCGGAACCCCCGGCCGAGCACCGTTTTCGTGCCTTCAAGCGTGAGCTGGCCCGGGCGCTGGATATCCGTGAAAAGACCCGGCAGTACCTGGACGTGCTGATGGACGATGCCCGCCTGGGCAAGCATGTGAGCATTCAGGGCGTGCACACCGTGGTCACCGAAATGCTCGACACCATCCTCATCAATCCGGCAGCCACCCTGTGGCTGATTCAGTTGCGGGACAAGGACGAGCACACGGCCCTGCACAGCATCAATACTTCGGTGCTGAGCATGATTTTCGCCCGCCACGAGGGCATGAATCGTGAAGACATCGAGACCATCGGCATGGGGGCGCTATTGCATGATATCGGCAAGGTGCGCATGCCCAAGTCGGTGCTCATGAAGGATGGCCCTCTGGATCGGGAAGAATGGGACATGATGCGCTCTCACGCCGAGCAGGGCCATCGCATGCTCAATCAGTCCGGCGGCGTGTCCGAGCAGGTCAAGACCATCGTGCTCCAGCACCACGAGCGTCT
Coding sequences within:
- a CDS encoding MBL fold metallo-hydrolase, producing the protein MRPQVTPFFHEDTGTFSYVVRAPAGHEAVVIDPVLDFDYKAARTWTESADQILDFLREEHLAVDWILETHAHADHLSAAPYLARELDARIAIGDGIQQVQSHFTKVFNLPNPYQPQGAEFDHLLQDGEVFRTAGLDIEVIHTPGHTSDSNSFRIGDAVFVGDTLFMPDGGSARADFPGGDAGMLYDSIQKLLALPPETRLFMCHDYAPGGREVQCETTVAEQRARNIHVGQDRSREDYVRLRNERDATLPMPRLIIPSVQINMRAGKLPPAEDNGVSYLKVPLNRLGKAPGPRSGHD
- a CDS encoding HPF/RaiA family ribosome-associated protein; translated protein: MQLPLEVHFHNMDHSDALEERAREAAQKLEQACPPLQSCRVYIEAAHRTEGAGDLYEVRIDMRVPGHELAVHHTQNEADKKVEDAHQALTRTFKVAEKRLRAYLDKQKDLKKGRGAKPGRAEADAIRDE
- the gltX gene encoding glutamate--tRNA ligase, producing the protein MTIRTRFAPSPTGFLHIGGARTALFCWLHARKHQGKFVLRIEDTDRERSTEESVQAILDGMEWMGLDYDEGPFYQTQRFDRYKELIDKLLEEGKAYRCYCTREELDEMREAQRARKEKPRYDGRCRERTEPREGVEPVIRFRNPQEGAVIFDDQVRGTVTFNNSELDDLIIARSDGTPTYNFTVVVDDMDMKITHVIRGDDHLNNTPRQINMIKALGGEPPVYAHVPMILGADGARLSKRHGAVSVLQYREQGYLPEALINYLVRLGWSHGDQEIFSREEMVEHFEIEDVNRSASTFNPEKLLWLNQHYIKSSEPARVAVALKPLLQARGCEVEEGPMLEAIVRSQQERAKTLVEMADNSLFFYREFDEFDEKAAKKNLRPVAEAPLKAVRDELAALDDWQPEKIHALVNAVAEAQELKLGKVAQPIRVAVSGGPVSPPIDETLSLLGKETTLARIDRALAFIAERVASE
- a CDS encoding HD-GYP domain-containing protein, which gives rise to MKCKLRVTDVSTGMYVAELDRPWLESPFLFQGFVVESRRELAQLRETCQYVYVNPERSRSDLQSKIRRLAVLDRGEGAAAHAAEPPAEHRFRAFKRELARALDIREKTRQYLDVLMDDARLGKHVSIQGVHTVVTEMLDTILINPAATLWLIQLRDKDEHTALHSINTSVLSMIFARHEGMNREDIETIGMGALLHDIGKVRMPKSVLMKDGPLDREEWDMMRSHAEQGHRMLNQSGGVSEQVKTIVLQHHERLDGSGYPQHLHDNQIDRMALMVGLVDAYDAMTGDWPNSPPISPHKALASLRKTAGAQFGVELIERFIRCMGVYPIGTVVRLTTGAKGIVVSHNRASRLKPVLMMVEDPRGEPYRKRPLVDLASQKGESAGNWQIQQALDPHDFGDERLRSITAAESLI